A window of Halomonas sp. GFAJ-1 contains these coding sequences:
- a CDS encoding FAD-dependent oxidoreductase, producing the protein MSKITAQVQQTPTETVQAWLQDFDTALQTQDIERVLSLFGDECYWRDFLTFTWNLKTCEGKDEIQAMLNDTLNNAQPMGWQLDGEATENGDTYDAWFTFKTAVASGKGYLRLKEGKCWTLLTTMQALNDYPEQCNQHRPKGAEHGANKQRETWLESREREEAELGYTRQPYCVIIGGGQGGIGLGARLRQLGVPTIIIERNERAGDSWRNRYKSLCLHDPVWYDHLPYIPFPDNWPVFAPKDKVGDWLEMYTKVMELNYWSSTECQNASYDEAAGEWVVKVKRNGEEITLRPKQLVMATGMSGMPNVPTFPGAESFEGEQQHSSQHPGPDAYKGKKCVIVGSNNSAHDIAAALWEHDADVTMLQRSSTHIVKSDSLMEEVLGPLYSEEAVASGLTHEKADLVFASIPYKVLPDFQRPAFEAIKKRDAEFYQKLESAGFMLDFGDDESGLFLKYLRRGSGYYIDVGACDLVASGDIKLRSGVGIERINPHSITLTDGSELEADLIIYATGYGSMNGWAARLISQEVADKVGKCWGLGSDTTKDPGPWEGELRNMWKPTQQEALWFHGGNLHQSRHYSRYLALQLKARMEGLDTPVYGLQPVHHRA; encoded by the coding sequence TCAAAGATAACGGCACAAGTCCAGCAAACCCCCACGGAGACTGTTCAAGCGTGGCTGCAGGATTTCGATACTGCCCTTCAAACCCAGGATATTGAGCGAGTACTGTCGCTGTTTGGAGACGAGTGCTACTGGCGCGACTTTCTTACCTTCACCTGGAATTTAAAAACCTGCGAAGGCAAAGATGAAATTCAGGCCATGCTCAATGACACGCTCAATAACGCACAGCCTATGGGTTGGCAGTTAGACGGCGAAGCCACTGAAAACGGTGACACCTATGATGCATGGTTTACCTTCAAAACAGCGGTTGCCAGTGGCAAAGGCTATTTGCGTCTTAAAGAAGGCAAGTGCTGGACGTTGTTAACCACCATGCAAGCACTGAACGACTACCCTGAGCAGTGCAATCAGCATCGTCCAAAAGGGGCCGAACACGGTGCCAATAAGCAGCGTGAAACGTGGTTGGAGTCACGGGAGCGTGAAGAGGCGGAGCTGGGCTACACTCGGCAGCCTTACTGCGTGATTATTGGCGGTGGCCAGGGTGGTATTGGTTTAGGCGCACGGCTCAGGCAACTGGGTGTGCCGACGATCATCATTGAGCGCAACGAGCGCGCGGGAGATTCCTGGCGTAACCGCTATAAGTCGCTCTGCTTGCACGATCCAGTCTGGTATGACCACCTTCCCTATATTCCCTTCCCAGATAACTGGCCTGTGTTTGCCCCTAAAGACAAAGTGGGCGACTGGTTGGAAATGTACACAAAAGTGATGGAGCTCAATTATTGGAGTTCCACTGAGTGTCAGAATGCTAGCTATGACGAGGCCGCAGGGGAGTGGGTGGTTAAGGTTAAGCGCAACGGCGAGGAGATCACGTTACGACCCAAACAGTTAGTGATGGCTACCGGTATGTCTGGGATGCCCAATGTGCCGACATTTCCAGGGGCGGAAAGCTTTGAAGGTGAGCAGCAGCACTCTAGCCAGCACCCAGGGCCGGATGCCTATAAAGGCAAGAAATGTGTCATCGTGGGCTCAAACAACTCGGCCCACGATATTGCCGCAGCGCTGTGGGAGCACGACGCCGATGTCACCATGCTGCAGCGTTCATCGACCCATATTGTGAAGTCGGATTCGCTGATGGAAGAGGTGCTAGGGCCGCTTTATTCGGAAGAGGCGGTGGCAAGTGGGTTAACCCATGAAAAAGCCGATCTGGTGTTTGCCTCCATCCCTTACAAGGTGCTGCCAGATTTTCAGCGCCCCGCCTTTGAGGCGATTAAAAAGCGTGATGCCGAGTTTTATCAGAAGCTTGAGAGCGCAGGCTTTATGCTTGATTTCGGTGACGATGAATCGGGGCTGTTTTTGAAGTATTTGCGCCGTGGTTCAGGCTATTACATTGATGTAGGGGCTTGCGATTTGGTCGCCAGTGGCGACATCAAACTGCGCAGCGGCGTGGGCATCGAACGCATTAACCCGCACTCCATCACGCTGACAGATGGCAGCGAGCTTGAGGCTGACCTGATTATCTATGCCACCGGTTATGGCTCGATGAATGGCTGGGCGGCACGGCTTATTTCTCAAGAAGTGGCCGATAAAGTCGGCAAGTGTTGGGGGCTAGGTTCCGACACCACCAAAGACCCGGGCCCATG